TGATTCTGgtcttaataaaaataaaaaataaaaaatgcaggAAATGATATGGATCGGCCGGTTACGTCTATACCAGGCATGGAAGGTTTTATGAGGTGGCGGGACCTCCCAAGTTTCATGCGCGACGGCGACATAGAGGCCCCGGGCTTTCAGCTCGTTATGACGGAGAGCCTCCGAACCCCCGAGGCCGATGCTCTCATTCTCAACACTTTCGAAGACCTGGAAGGCCCAATCCTCTCTCACCTCCGCATCTCCACCCCAAACATTTACACCGTCGGACCCCTCCACGCCCATCTCAAATCTAAGCTCGCACCTAAAGACACGCCGTCGTTGTCATCGCCGCCCTCAAACAGTTTCTGGGAAGAAGACAGGAGCTGCATGACGTGGCTCGACGCCCAGCCTTCCAAATCGGTGATCTACGTCAGCTTCGGGAGCATCGCGGTCGTGACCCGCGACGAGCTCATTGAGATCTGGTACGGCCTGGTGAACAGCGGGCAGCGGTTCCTGTGGGTGGTAAGGCCGGACTCGGTGGCGGGACCGGACGGAGAAGAGCGGCAGGTGCCGCCGGAGCTGCTGGAGGGGACGCAGGAGAGGGGGTACATGGTGGGGTGGGCGCCGCAGGATGAGGTTCTGGGCCACGCGGCGGTGGGAGGTTTTCTGACTCACAGCGGGTGGAACTCCACGCTGGAGAGCCTGGTGGTGGGCGTGCCCATGATATGTTGGTCTTACTTCGCGGACCAGCAGGTGAACAGTAGATTTGTGAGCGAGGTGTGGAAGTTAGGATTGGATATGAAGGACACGTGTGATAGGGTGATTGTGGATAAGCTGGTGAGGGATCTGATGGAGGTGAGGCGGGATGAGTTTGTGAGATCGGCGGACGAGATGGCCAGGTTGGCCAGGAGTTGTCTGGCCGAGGGTGGCTCCTCTTACTGCAATTTGAACCGTCTGATTGAGGACCTGAGATTGACGGCCACTGGATCATCATCATTTGTCAATTTTTTTAAGCTTTTATCAGctggggagaaagagagagagagaagagaaaagcCTAATAAAAAGCAGAGCAGAGCTTCACTTGTTATTCCTCACTTCACAGAAAGCCAAAAAGAGTGAACTCATTTTTTAATAAGAAAACTTAGAGCAGGACTGGGAGCCATTTGTGCTTGGTTTAGTATTATCTGGAGTTGctctttttcccttcttttttttttttcccttagtaTACTTGAGGATCTGTATTTGATTTCTAACTTATGAGTTATGACATTTAAATAAAATAACTGTACACCCCCTAATTATTATACTACCAGTaagtataatttaaaaaaaaaaaaaaactgaaagcATAATTATCATTAGAAATAAAACTTGCATCATCCCATAGGATATGTCTTTACATAACAGAAGTCCAAATGGACGATTCCAATAAAAATTCGTGGCACTTTTTTGCCTACAATGATAGATGAAGTGCGCAAGGCCATTATAATCCCTTGGGCAAAATAAAAAgtacacaagatatgttatttttgataatataaatatcattcaCCAAAATAGAGTTCTCCCAATGGTCGCAATGGCCTAAGTTAATATTAAGAACTATATTTTTTGTATATGTCATCGCATAAAAATTAGACCATCCTTAGTTGATTGCATAACTCAGTGTCATGGGTTGattattttcacacccttgtgaaggggtCGTGTGGTGTTAGCTAAAATACTTTTACTTAACTAGCTAACTTATCATTTATCAACATTCATTCACGAAACATTTTCATTAGCATTCAACAGCAAGCAATCATGAAAGTAGGGGAAAACAAGTAGTGAATATTGAAGTAATGTAATTCATTGACAACACTTTCGTTGACCGtgtgtgtttagtgagggaggcaagtaagctaaacacaatgacaataactagtgagttttacaaaattgatgaacactcaccctgtAATGTCCTacttatcttaatatataataaaacataataaataaaatagtcaatccgaacccgtgggtagcggggacacttgtcatacatagcggaacctaggcagcagtaaatgtaatcacaaccatcaaccaataattcataataccagagtctactacattctcAAAgaaactgtatttatatatacaatcttcaaaatatcaaaataaacttaagatcttataacaaaaatctcctgatcctagatcagaacttacccttctagcagggaagctcaactcactcagcggcggccctaacacgccggtctctctgggtttcctgaaataatttaaatttggggtgagacatctctcagtaagggtaaataaactaaatataactgtgcggtaacatgaatatttaatgcaattatacatattcagtacatttcatatatctgaaaacatgcatcataacatagtgaataatcatatactttcatattttctaataattcatactgatcatgaaatgtctgttatagttgataatactgaaaaaATATTCAAGATGAataactaactgatgtcatgtattaccccgcatgacgggttgtgcagcccgaaggaaagattcgacaatggttggccgatcactgccgagtcaaaaatgtctgtaagtacgatagtcccgccacaccctggtccggactaccaggtggacgtctacaactctacactgaaagtcacatcgactatccatctcccacgcCCTCGTGGAGTGGTTAACATCAATTTGAACATatatatctgatctataagttacggtaccatgctcctgtactgaactaaactaacatccgggttctgataacatatagtacataataatatagcatttaacataaatggattggtaacatttttatattttcataaatatgacctcgcgccgaacatttcataaatacggcctcacgtcgaacatttcgtaaatacggtctcgcactgaacatttcataaatacggtctcgcgccgaaaacatataacatacacagCCTTGCGCtgaaaatctcatacatatcattctgagtaaataagtcatttatcatgtacttcaaattatcatatactacattatttcataatttctgaaaacatacttatttataaaattgtcatatcataatacttttcatgaaagtaatattcatgtcacaccaaactgagtaaattcgtacatttcattctaaaatcgcattttctgtataacagcagtattttcccaaatatgcatttttaccataatatgttaatataatacatgttttcctgaaaattaatttgctgataaataataataaattgcatggaaaataattgttttagtttattcccttacctggtactgaaaagaaaccccctaatttTACTCGTCttgtacccgcagggttccccatacaataccctaaattcaacaatctgcagaactaaacttcagtatttatttgaGTACATCATTTCTTTCAACTGTGAAAAGATCAAATTCGgtataaaaaaccttacctcaacttagggatgaatttcaacggagttccaccgatgattcgctccggcagatatgtagagaacttctctaggagcgttgtggtgactttAGATCCTCAAACCGATGGAAATTcagctcgaaatcgaagagagaagggagggaaaccgaagggaggagagagagagagagttctgcgccgaaaattaaacttaaaaatgaagttcagattacttatacactggctttcgtcgacgagccacgccaCCTCGTCTGTAACAACCCgaattaaaaatggaatttaaatgataaaagaaaggggaatggaaataaaaataaagaaggaagctgccaaacttcgtcgacgaacacagggtttcatcgacgaaggctttaaggatttcgttaacgaacacagggcctcgtggacgagaaaataccgagaggggttctgaggcagcctgaatttcgtcgatgaatatagggtcTCATCgccgaaatttatgaagaactcgtcaacgaagattgggctcgtcgacgaattctgctgtctatatatatgaaaaatccgattttatttcatttgaaacttcctcaagactctctctctctctcctcttcagccctctcactctctccctctcttcaattttgggctagttttacgccggattgaagatctgaggctacgacgacgctcctggcgaagttccctacaagtttaccggagcggatcgttggggaaacgaagtaggaaatcatcccagagttgaggtaagactttttaagacaaattagactttatgatagttatagaaattgacgtacacatgaaaatactgatgcttaatactgagagttttgagtttcagggtattggtcaggaaatcatacgggggttagcctagaATTTTTGGAGGCTTtttcagtagccaggtaagggaataaactaaagtagttatttttcacgcaatttattattaattataagtaaatttattttcagaaaagcaaatGTTATACCTgcatattatagatgaaatgtacgtttggaaaatactgctattatgatgaaacatatatgcatgtatgagatcccagagaattacgattttagaataagaagtatgattttatatagtgcacgtgtggcatgaatattatgttatgtgaaCATTacgatatgaaagattttatgaacaaagtatgattttaggtattatgaaaagatatgtatgttatgatcattttgacgaatgtatgataaatgaattattttcaaaatgtatatacctgaaacgaggttggcacgaggccatgtattttatgttatcggcacgaggccgtattcatgttttggcgcgaggccatgtatttatgatttcggcacgacgccgtatctatgttttcggcacaaggccgtgatgatgttatgtatgttcatgtattatatattattacaactaggatgttagtttagttcagttcagggctcggtaccgtagctatatgtgtagatcagatatctacgtcagattagtgctaaccatcccacgaggggataggagatggatagtcgatgtggctttcagtagagtgtggacgtctacctggcagtccggaccagggtgtggcgggcccatcgtacttacagacatatttgattcggcagtggtcggtcagccattgtcgagtctcgccttcgggttgcacaactcgtcatgggggtaatacatgacattaactaactattcatcctgggtaagttttcagtattacagttataacaaatgcttatatatgttatgatttattgacAAATataaaagtacatgattatccagtatgatagtatgattattttcagagttatgaaatgtactgtatatgtataaacactttaaatgttcatgttgccacatggctgtatttagtttattttcccttactgagaagtgtctcacccccaacattaacacATTTTTTAGGAAACCCCGAGAAACcgacgggtcaaggccgccgttgagtgagtggagcttccctactagaagggtaagcgttgaactaggactaggagatttttgttgcaaGGGCCTAGtgtcatttttgaatttttgaaagattgtaaataaatacagtattttggaatgtaaataactctggtattatgttttatgattggatgttgagattttatgtttactgctgctaggttttccgttgTGTTTGACAgatatccccgctacccacgggttcgagttgatcattttatctattatattacattatatgTTAAGAAATTTAGGGTCggtacatttggtatcagagcctaggatactaggttctgtagactttagtgtgtagcagtaataataccagggTATAGGATAAgtgaatttgaggtctagttttgtaggcTAGATGCAGGAcgtccgtggtggtttgtatggttttcctggggtgacgattttaggaaagtcattgtaaactatcgttaggtcgggtatctaggttgcaaaaTTGAACCTTGAATAAAGATAAGGaatgacgagttaattaggagaaaaatattatatgagttgagtgataagTATATAgaaggaggttttgagttaagttacttgttttcaggatggaccttggtggttatagtgcccacgctagtgggagtgagggtgctggacccttagGCGCTGCGGATAGTGATTCAGATGTcgttttacgcagcgtagcacagcaagtgATGGCAGAGATTGCCAGAagttcgagggaacagggtggtccgttTGTAGGCCACGGTAGTACGATAGAGAAATCCCTaaagatgagtcctccagctttctcatGAGGGACGAATCttgcagtcgctgaaaattgggtgcaggagatggagaagatatttgcagtactacagtgttcagaggagcagaaggtgttgtttgccacctacagactgattggagaggctgagagatggtggtcagcagtgagacttctagagcagcagaggactatacctgtggagatgacatgagagcggttcaaggagattttctttgataggtattgtaacgacctgctcctttttcacatatttttttatatatatataaattatcatcacattatacattccagctcagcaggtcacaatccacctgggcccgtgagcaccagggatataacaaaacatacagcagaagcctacgcagcagaaagtataaaatcatatacatctcatcatattgtgcataacacataccagagtcactacaattactatctcacagtatatacatctcaaaaatgaaatctagggacaatctcccacaaaacctaactgtccctaccaaaaacttacccttccaaagagggcaaacaactgatctagatcagcggggcttttcccgctctcctatcaggggctcctgaaaaatgtataagatttaggggtgagatacctctcagtaagggaaataaactaataccaatgtgtggcaacatgagtattctgtgttctacatataccatacataacatattcaatactgtttatcaaatatggaaaaatatatgcatatcaacacatagcagaatatactgcattttcataaacatatctcatctcatacactaataataacataaaataatcctggtaggttagctggctgttgtcatgtattacccccacatgactgggttgtgtggcccgaaggcgggacctgacaatggttggccgaccattgccaagtcaaacagtagtctgtaggtccgatgggtctacccagactggtccgtacactaggggcgataacagcacacttcttgaaaataaccacatcgaccatccaatctcacaccactccgtacagcggcgttaacacagatatcatgatcacgaagaccatggacacatagcaatggtaccgtgcaagtgctagcctagaccaagccaaccaggttctgatattatatacatatactaaaaccatgatacataaatatctcatatcatttattttcacatcaatcatatcatttcacatatatacgtgtatcatgaaaatcatcggcccgtacgccggtattacacattttatcatagctcggcccgtacgccggcaaatcacatagcatagcccgtacgctggcaaaccacatagcatggcccgtacgccgacaaatcacataacacagcccgtacgctggcaaatcacatagcacgacccgtacgccggcaaatctcatccacataacacggcccatacgccggcaaatcacatatacatataaaaatatcttggcccgtacgccggttttccatcatagaaatccatatcgtccccattccaaaaaaaaaaaaacagtatttcacaacatttttatactcatgccacactaaacaaattttctacgtattcaacatatcatcatttaaacagtattttccaaatataaatcatatatataaatatatttatttttcctaaaaccagatgctacatatatatacatgcattttctcaaaacaaactagcttagtttatccccttacctgattcctgaaaagcccctaagaaaattttcctcgtacccacaaggttctcaactcaacaccctgaaaataaaaactcgcagaattaaagtttagtattttcgtacgtataacattttctataactaccactaagtcaaattcgacttaaaaagtcttacctcaacttagggatgattcccaacgttcccaatcaacaccttggaactgaaaatttccagtattaaagttcagtatttttacgcgtatatcactttcttcaactgccaaaaatctaaatattgaatataaagccttaccttggatttgggatgaaatccaacttcgtttccctgacgatccactccggcagacttgtagagaacttcgccaggagcgtcgtggtggcttcggtttgttgatccggcataaaactagcccggaatcgaagagagagagagtcgtaggagagagggagaagagagagagagagagaatgaactcaaagcttcttaaagaagcttgtgtttttatatatatatatatatatatatatatatatatatatatatataaaatagtaaacatttattaaagtgtagcttcttgaagaagcttttatactttatatatatatatatatatacacacacacacacatatgtatatatatatatatatatacatgctttaatatttatatatatatatatatatatatttgttccttatcatactattcattttacttgttaatttaattattttattttattttattattttattattattattattatatacatatattttttttcccggttactacaggTATTctccagcctcttccagggaggctaagattgcagagttcttgaatctgaagcagggacagctgtcagtacagcagtacgcggcaaggttcatcgagctatctcgcttcgccccgtacattattccagatgaggcaaagaaggtacggcagtttgagagaggtttgagaagGGAGATATATAAgtaggtatcgattctgaagttgtaagattttgctgagctagtggaccgagccactatagcagagattggtgatcggttagaggctgaggagcagaggtagaagaagaggtctacacctttTGGTTCCTAGCAGGGGGTTGGACGtagttcgtggaagagaggtggctactatagagaccgGAGATAGGAGACCGGGCATCGTGGTTTTcagggtgcacagccatctccagcttgcccatcttgtgggaagagacacctaagggagtgtcgtgccgggcaaggtgtttgctacaggtgtggggagccagggcatatgatgagggagtgtccgacacagaccgGTAcggctcctgctcctagacctgcacgaggagattaccaggcaccacgaggaggccagcagaggaatacggccccagccagagttttcgctttgactCCAAGCGACGCTGAGGCGGtcggcgacgtggtgataggtactgttagtatgtttacatttaaagttattgcattttttgattctggtgccacacattcgtttgtatCCTTAGAGTGTGTAAAATTATGTGGAgcagaaacgcaatcattagatgtcgagttattagtggctacactgacCGGGTCAGTAGTGAAATGTAGTAGGATACTCTGTGGTTGCCCAGTTGATAAtcaggggaagattttatctgctgatttggtggtattagatatgcacgagtttgacgttattttcggcatggattggctagcgacTAATTCTACCATTATAGATTGtcgtgctagagaagtgatattcagacctccaaggaaaccagaatttagatttatagggtcacgggtgcaatccttacctcagattgTCTCAGCTGTTCAAGCAAGGAGACTGCTTCATAATGGTTGTctaggattcgtggcttttgtgaaggagatatcaaaaaatgaattaaaacttat
This region of Malania oleifera isolate guangnan ecotype guangnan chromosome 10, ASM2987363v1, whole genome shotgun sequence genomic DNA includes:
- the LOC131167038 gene encoding 7-deoxyloganetic acid glucosyl transferase-like; amino-acid sequence: MENNVHQSPLPLPPHVLIFPFPVQGHVNSMLKLAELLSLAGIHITFLNSPENHRRLLRHADAEARFGRYPGFRFETLPAGVSDVFPGNGDNLKEMFDSLKAAARPLLMELIVTSRVGGRPPITCIVADGIYGFAIDVAREVGARIIFFRTVSACCLWSYMCIPNLIKAGDLPFIGNDMDRPVTSIPGMEGFMRWRDLPSFMRDGDIEAPGFQLVMTESLRTPEADALILNTFEDLEGPILSHLRISTPNIYTVGPLHAHLKSKLAPKDTPSLSSPPSNSFWEEDRSCMTWLDAQPSKSVIYVSFGSIAVVTRDELIEIWYGLVNSGQRFLWVVRPDSVAGPDGEERQVPPELLEGTQERGYMVGWAPQDEVLGHAAVGGFLTHSGWNSTLESLVVGVPMICWSYFADQQVNSRFVSEVWKLGLDMKDTCDRVIVDKLVRDLMEVRRDEFVRSADEMARLARSCLAEGGSSYCNLNRLIEDLRLTATGSSSFVNFFKLLSAGEKERERREKPNKKQSRASLVIPHFTESQKE